In Kitasatospora gansuensis, a genomic segment contains:
- a CDS encoding peptidoglycan recognition protein family protein, whose protein sequence is MQFVSRAQWGATPPRSDWRYVDGTRGVKIHYEGTAVPSDLPADHSRCAGRVRAIQAAHLADRNEGWIDIAYTAVVCPHGHVFEGRGAHHQTGANGGASLNRDHYAVCAMVGDSGLTEPTEAMLHGLRDAVEWLQRDGGAGPEIKGHRDGYATSCPGGPLYAWVQSGAPRPGGAPAVQPPAPQQPTGPDWPGVYLRATTHHEAARIWQQRMRDRGWPIDVDGWFGPASAEVARRFQEDCTTHGWPLSADGIVGPATWKASWERPVS, encoded by the coding sequence ATGCAGTTCGTCTCACGCGCCCAGTGGGGCGCCACCCCGCCCAGGAGTGACTGGCGGTACGTCGACGGCACCCGCGGCGTCAAGATCCACTACGAGGGCACCGCCGTCCCGTCCGACCTCCCCGCCGACCACTCCCGCTGCGCCGGCCGGGTCCGGGCCATCCAGGCCGCCCACCTGGCCGACCGGAACGAGGGCTGGATCGACATCGCGTACACGGCGGTGGTCTGCCCGCACGGCCACGTCTTCGAGGGCCGCGGCGCGCACCACCAGACCGGCGCCAACGGCGGGGCCTCGCTCAACCGGGACCACTACGCGGTCTGCGCGATGGTCGGCGACTCCGGCCTGACCGAGCCCACCGAGGCGATGCTGCACGGCCTGCGGGACGCGGTCGAGTGGCTCCAGCGCGACGGCGGCGCGGGCCCGGAGATCAAGGGCCACCGGGACGGCTACGCCACCAGCTGCCCCGGCGGCCCGCTCTACGCCTGGGTCCAGTCCGGCGCCCCCCGCCCCGGCGGGGCACCCGCCGTGCAGCCGCCCGCCCCCCAGCAGCCCACCGGCCCGGACTGGCCCGGCGTGTACCTGCGCGCCACCACCCACCACGAGGCCGCCCGGATCTGGCAGCAGCGGATGCGCGACCGCGGCTGGCCGATCGACGTGGACGGCTGGTTCGGCCCGGCCTCGGCCGAGGTGGCCCGCCGCTTCCAGGAGGATTGCACAACTCACGGTTGGCCACTGAGTGCTGACGGTATTGTTGGTCCGGCCACCTGGAAGGCTTCTTGGGAGCGGCCGGTCTCGTGA
- a CDS encoding endonuclease VII domain-containing protein: protein MDAFHAHAGQPDGRHPWCKDCRSVLGKAERLAKNQHALRAAELAKDGLKACSSCGQVKDFEDFYRRSASPTGRKSQCIACYRDGQREYNATEQAKRRKHAERARRRAQDPERYDRSLRAAQFKSKYGITLARYEQMLADQGSCCAVCGLLAGDRALQVDHCHTTGRVRGLLCRKCNSGIGMLGDSPEGVQRALSYLLRT, encoded by the coding sequence ATGGACGCCTTCCACGCGCACGCCGGGCAGCCGGACGGCCGGCATCCTTGGTGCAAGGACTGCCGTAGTGTCCTTGGCAAGGCGGAACGTCTGGCCAAGAACCAGCATGCCCTGCGGGCAGCGGAGTTGGCGAAGGACGGCCTGAAAGCCTGCTCGAGTTGCGGGCAGGTCAAGGACTTCGAGGACTTCTACCGGCGTTCGGCCAGTCCGACGGGCCGGAAGTCCCAGTGCATCGCGTGCTACCGCGACGGGCAGCGGGAGTACAACGCGACCGAACAGGCCAAGCGGCGCAAGCACGCCGAGCGCGCCCGCCGCCGCGCCCAGGACCCTGAGCGCTACGACCGTTCGCTGCGGGCAGCGCAGTTCAAGAGCAAGTACGGGATCACGCTGGCGCGTTACGAGCAGATGCTCGCCGACCAGGGAAGTTGCTGTGCGGTGTGTGGCCTGCTTGCGGGGGACCGGGCCTTGCAGGTGGACCACTGTCACACGACCGGGAGAGTCCGAGGCCTGCTCTGCCGGAAGTGCAATAGCGGAATCGGGATGCTGGGCGACAGCCCGGAAGGCGTTCAGCGAGCTCTGAGTTATCTGCTGCGGACGTAG
- a CDS encoding MFS transporter has product MPEQQVDARLRRSRAAVAVSFVLQGVTFALLVTCIPEIQRRYGLSDGLLPVFLAAVPILAGVGSVASESVAGRVGAKVVLRVVQPAVCVSLALVGLGGELWELAIALGLFGLLVGALDASMNMLGVGLQRRYGRSIMIGFHAAFSLGGILGAALAGLGSHYELDLPLLFGGAAALLIPLALAAGTRFPGPAELGDAVREAATAAAARIPWRPLLPLCAAMAFAYIADASVSNYSVKYLTDVLGSPEDLAKLSYLGYMVAMLLGRALGDRAVERWGAVPVVRGGAALAALGFALAAAAPGEWAGVAAFTVLGFGICAIIPQVFAAGGRLLPDASDAAVARLNLFNYVGFLIGSPLVGALAEAGSFRLALLAPMVLILAILPLARHFGGAPVAR; this is encoded by the coding sequence ATGCCCGAGCAGCAGGTGGACGCGCGGTTGCGCCGGTCGCGGGCGGCGGTGGCGGTGAGCTTCGTGCTGCAGGGGGTCACCTTCGCGCTGCTGGTGACCTGCATCCCGGAGATCCAGCGCCGGTACGGGCTGAGCGACGGGCTGCTGCCGGTCTTCCTGGCGGCGGTGCCGATCCTGGCGGGTGTGGGTTCGGTGGCCTCCGAGTCGGTGGCCGGGCGGGTCGGGGCGAAGGTCGTGCTGCGGGTGGTGCAGCCCGCCGTGTGCGTCAGTCTGGCGCTGGTCGGGCTGGGCGGCGAACTGTGGGAACTCGCCATCGCGCTGGGCCTGTTCGGCCTGCTGGTCGGGGCTCTCGACGCGAGTATGAACATGCTCGGGGTCGGCCTTCAGCGCCGGTACGGCCGGAGCATCATGATCGGCTTCCATGCCGCGTTCAGCCTCGGCGGCATCCTCGGCGCCGCACTGGCCGGCCTCGGCTCGCACTACGAACTCGACCTGCCGCTGCTGTTCGGCGGCGCGGCCGCGCTGCTGATCCCGCTCGCGCTGGCGGCCGGCACCCGCTTCCCCGGACCGGCCGAACTCGGCGACGCCGTACGGGAGGCGGCCACCGCCGCGGCCGCCCGGATCCCCTGGCGTCCGCTGCTGCCGCTGTGCGCCGCGATGGCGTTCGCGTACATCGCCGACGCCTCGGTCTCCAACTACAGCGTCAAGTACCTGACCGACGTCCTCGGCAGCCCGGAGGACCTGGCCAAGCTCTCCTACCTCGGCTACATGGTGGCGATGCTGCTCGGCCGGGCGCTCGGCGACCGGGCGGTGGAGCGCTGGGGCGCGGTCCCGGTGGTGCGCGGCGGGGCGGCGCTGGCCGCGCTCGGCTTCGCGCTGGCCGCCGCCGCGCCGGGCGAGTGGGCCGGGGTGGCCGCGTTCACTGTGCTGGGCTTCGGCATCTGCGCGATCATCCCGCAGGTCTTCGCGGCGGGCGGCCGGCTCCTCCCGGACGCCTCCGACGCGGCGGTCGCCCGGCTCAACCTGTTCAACTACGTCGGCTTCCTGATCGGCTCCCCGCTGGTCGGCGCCCTGGCCGAGGCGGGATCGTTCCGGCTGGCGCTGCTGGCCCCGATGGTGCTGATCCTCGCCATCCTCCCGCTGGCCCGGCACTTCGGCGGAGCACCCGTCGCCCGATAA
- a CDS encoding acetoin utilization protein AcuC encodes MPENCAGLHLYWDEAVTSYDFGAGHPMDPTRLALTMRLVEAFGLTTAPGVTVRAAPPAGESTLRLVHTAGYVDAVRRIAAEPERSDPAHGLGTADNWAFKAQHTASALIAGQSVAGAEAVWRGEEVRHAVNFAGGLHHAMPDKAAGFCVYNDPALAIARLLELGAERVAYVDVDVHHGDGVQAAFWNDPRVLTVSLHESPATLFPETGWATETGGPDAPGTAANLPLPAGTGDAGWLRAFHAFVPELLSAFRPQVIVSQHGADTHLADPLAHLTVSLDAQRLVAEAMHELAHHYADGRWLALGGGGYAVVDVVPAAWTHLVAIAAGHPIDPATELPAEWRAEAERLTGRPGPARMTDGVEPHWRDFHDHGYDPGDRLDQAILAARRAVLPHHGLLP; translated from the coding sequence ATGCCCGAGAACTGCGCCGGCCTGCACCTGTACTGGGACGAGGCCGTCACCTCGTACGACTTCGGGGCGGGGCACCCGATGGACCCGACCAGGCTGGCGTTGACCATGCGGCTGGTGGAGGCGTTCGGGCTGACCACTGCGCCCGGGGTGACCGTCCGGGCCGCGCCGCCGGCGGGGGAGTCGACGCTGCGGCTGGTGCACACCGCCGGGTACGTGGACGCCGTCCGCCGGATCGCCGCCGAACCGGAGCGCAGCGACCCCGCGCACGGCCTGGGCACCGCCGACAACTGGGCGTTCAAGGCCCAGCACACCGCCTCCGCGCTGATCGCCGGCCAGTCGGTGGCCGGCGCCGAGGCGGTCTGGCGCGGCGAGGAGGTCCGACACGCCGTCAACTTCGCGGGCGGCCTGCACCACGCGATGCCCGACAAGGCGGCCGGCTTCTGCGTCTACAACGACCCCGCGCTGGCGATCGCCCGGCTGCTGGAGCTCGGCGCCGAGCGGGTCGCGTACGTGGACGTGGACGTGCACCACGGCGACGGCGTGCAGGCGGCGTTCTGGAACGACCCCCGGGTGCTCACCGTCTCGCTGCACGAGAGCCCGGCCACCCTCTTCCCGGAGACCGGCTGGGCCACCGAGACCGGTGGCCCGGACGCCCCCGGCACCGCCGCCAACCTGCCGCTGCCCGCCGGGACGGGCGACGCGGGCTGGCTGCGCGCCTTCCACGCCTTCGTCCCCGAGCTGCTCTCCGCGTTCCGCCCGCAGGTGATCGTCAGTCAGCACGGCGCCGACACCCATCTGGCCGACCCGCTGGCCCACCTGACGGTCAGTCTGGACGCCCAGCGGCTGGTCGCCGAGGCGATGCACGAGCTGGCCCACCACTACGCGGACGGCCGCTGGCTGGCCCTGGGCGGCGGCGGGTACGCGGTGGTGGACGTGGTGCCGGCCGCCTGGACCCACCTGGTGGCGATCGCTGCCGGGCACCCGATCGACCCGGCCACCGAGCTCCCCGCCGAGTGGCGCGCCGAGGCCGAGCGGCTGACCGGCCGCCCGGGCCCGGCCCGGATGACCGACGGCGTCGAGCCGCACTGGCGGGACTTCCACGACCACGGCTACGACCCCGGCGACCGGCTGGACCAGGCGATCCTGGCCGCCCGCCGCGCCGTCCTCCCGCACCACGGCCTGCTGCCGTGA
- a CDS encoding phosphatase, which yields MTRAELTRAELIAHLLRHRLAGPAVPTPRQNNLRHYRLFGQADPAALMGLDPERRWGPGAVLELMAERVGVHPDFGYGQGPDTIDPERTVDALERLAGLLAATARRRGSVLAGTGHPTKLAGFHGALARALERAGCALRTPALGTRFREPTPAGQRTCVLDAVGPVLVVRSADSARELLHTHSPQPVRLALAALTAAGEPLPDLVLGDHGWLCGAGRLGIPAGGPADSNDVAPFVAEAEGTVAVAVPMDDGAHPDCYRALSDYVLQRADLAPYKD from the coding sequence GTGACCCGGGCGGAGCTGACCCGGGCCGAACTGATCGCGCACCTGCTCCGGCACCGGCTGGCGGGCCCGGCCGTCCCGACGCCCCGGCAGAACAACCTGCGGCACTACCGCCTGTTCGGCCAGGCCGACCCGGCGGCCCTGATGGGCCTGGACCCGGAGCGCCGCTGGGGGCCGGGCGCGGTGCTCGAGCTGATGGCCGAGCGGGTCGGCGTGCACCCGGACTTCGGCTACGGCCAGGGCCCCGACACCATCGACCCCGAGCGCACCGTGGACGCGCTGGAGCGCCTCGCCGGGCTGCTGGCCGCCACCGCCCGCCGCCGGGGCAGCGTGCTGGCCGGGACGGGGCACCCGACCAAGCTGGCGGGCTTCCACGGCGCACTGGCCCGCGCCCTGGAGCGCGCGGGCTGCGCCCTGCGCACGCCGGCGCTCGGCACCCGGTTCCGCGAGCCCACCCCGGCCGGACAGCGGACCTGCGTGCTGGACGCGGTCGGCCCGGTCCTGGTGGTCCGCTCCGCGGACAGCGCGCGCGAGCTGCTGCACACCCACTCGCCGCAGCCCGTCCGACTGGCCCTGGCCGCGCTCACCGCGGCCGGGGAACCGCTGCCCGACCTGGTGCTGGGCGACCACGGCTGGCTCTGCGGGGCGGGCCGACTGGGCATCCCGGCCGGTGGACCGGCCGACTCCAACGACGTGGCCCCGTTCGTCGCCGAGGCCGAGGGCACCGTCGCGGTGGCCGTCCCGATGGACGACGGTGCGCACCCGGACTGCTACAGAGCGCTGAGCGACTACGTACTGCAACGGGCGGATCTCGCACCGTACAAGGACTGA
- a CDS encoding helix-turn-helix domain-containing protein, with protein sequence MSSGERPLQEVVFLTVAEVASVMRVSKMTVYRLVHSGELPAIRVGRSFRVPEQAVHEYLRDSYVRLESA encoded by the coding sequence ATGAGTTCCGGCGAACGCCCATTGCAGGAGGTCGTCTTCCTGACCGTGGCGGAGGTTGCCTCGGTCATGCGGGTGTCCAAGATGACGGTGTACCGCTTGGTGCACAGTGGAGAGCTGCCCGCGATCAGGGTCGGCCGCTCCTTCCGAGTTCCCGAGCAGGCCGTCCACGAGTACCTCAGGGATTCCTACGTGCGGCTCGAAAGCGCGTAA
- a CDS encoding 30S ribosomal protein bS22, giving the protein MGSVIKKRRKRMAKKKHRKLLKRTRVQRRNKK; this is encoded by the coding sequence GTGGGCTCTGTCATCAAGAAGCGTCGCAAGCGTATGGCCAAGAAGAAGCACCGCAAGCTTCTGAAGCGCACTCGCGTTCAGCGTCGTAACAAGAAGTAG
- a CDS encoding NAD-dependent epimerase/dehydratase family protein translates to MGKVVLVTGVARHLGARFAARLAGRPGIDRVVGVDSREPWGGMTADGVEYVRVDLRRPAVARVIAEYDVDTVVHLDVSAGVQGGRATAKETNVIGTMQLLGACQKAPGLRRLVVKSTTAVYGSAPRDPAVFGERMQLKDLPRSGFGKDATEVEGYVRGFARRRPDVAVTVLRFANIVGPAGDTPLCDYFALPVLPTVLGRDPRLQFVHEDDAVALLHLAATEPRPGTYNVAGNGVLLLSQCARRLGRPTVPLLGPALGLVAGLARRTGLADISPEQLQLLSHGRVVDTTALREGFGWTLSMTTPEAFADFAAAQSGGLLPPERLAAATDRLAGLLTRQNPPRS, encoded by the coding sequence GTGGGCAAGGTCGTGCTCGTCACCGGCGTCGCCCGGCACCTGGGGGCCAGGTTCGCGGCCCGGCTGGCCGGCCGGCCCGGCATCGACCGGGTGGTCGGCGTGGACAGCCGGGAGCCGTGGGGCGGGATGACCGCCGACGGCGTCGAGTACGTCCGGGTCGACCTGCGGCGCCCCGCCGTCGCCCGGGTGATCGCCGAGTACGACGTGGACACCGTGGTGCACCTGGACGTCAGCGCCGGGGTGCAGGGTGGCAGGGCCACCGCCAAGGAGACCAACGTCATCGGCACCATGCAGCTGCTCGGGGCCTGCCAGAAGGCACCGGGGCTGCGCCGACTGGTCGTCAAGTCCACCACCGCCGTCTACGGCTCCGCCCCGCGCGACCCGGCGGTGTTCGGCGAGCGGATGCAGCTCAAGGACCTGCCGCGCAGCGGCTTCGGCAAGGACGCCACCGAGGTCGAGGGGTACGTCCGGGGCTTCGCCCGGCGCCGTCCCGACGTCGCGGTCACCGTGCTGCGGTTCGCCAACATCGTCGGCCCGGCCGGGGACACCCCGCTCTGCGACTACTTCGCGCTGCCGGTGCTGCCCACCGTGCTCGGCCGCGACCCCCGGCTGCAGTTCGTGCACGAGGACGACGCCGTCGCGCTGCTGCACCTGGCCGCCACCGAACCCAGGCCCGGCACCTACAACGTGGCCGGGAACGGCGTGCTGCTGCTCTCCCAGTGCGCCCGCAGGCTGGGGCGGCCCACCGTCCCGCTGCTCGGCCCCGCGCTCGGCCTGGTGGCCGGTCTTGCCCGGCGGACCGGGCTCGCCGACATCTCGCCCGAGCAGCTCCAACTGCTCAGCCACGGGCGGGTGGTGGACACCACCGCGCTGCGCGAGGGTTTCGGCTGGACCCTGAGCATGACCACCCCCGAGGCGTTCGCGGACTTCGCCGCCGCCCAGTCCGGCGGGCTGCTGCCGCCCGAGCGGCTGGCCGCCGCCACCGACCGGCTGGCGGGGCTGCTGACCCGTCAGAACCCTCCGAGGAGCTGA
- a CDS encoding lysophospholipid acyltransferase family protein, whose translation MTAARNAEQAKVIPIESAPSWQPEPSGPALADRIADAVGGALAGPLGAAATRALGKGWEQRAAGGLSFLRRRITGDYEVDEFGFDRELTEEVLLSMLRPLAEKYFRVEVRGIENIPAEGGVLIVANHSGTIPLDALMTQIAIHDHHPRRRHLRMLAADLVFVLPVVGELARKAGHTLACGEDAQALLERGEVVGVWPEGFKGIGKPFAERYKLQRFGRGGFVASALRAGVPIVPCSIVGAEETYPMIGNARTLARALGLPYLPITPTFPWLGPLGAIPLPTKWTIQFGEPIPTDSHPPEAADDPMLVFDLTDQVRETIQHTLYKLLVQRRSVFF comes from the coding sequence ATGACCGCTGCGAGGAACGCCGAGCAGGCGAAGGTGATCCCGATCGAGTCCGCGCCGAGCTGGCAGCCGGAGCCGTCCGGGCCTGCCCTGGCGGACCGGATCGCCGACGCGGTCGGCGGCGCGCTGGCCGGTCCGCTCGGCGCGGCCGCCACCCGGGCGCTCGGCAAGGGCTGGGAGCAGCGGGCCGCGGGCGGCCTGTCCTTCCTGCGGCGGCGGATCACCGGCGACTACGAGGTGGACGAGTTCGGCTTCGACCGGGAGCTCACCGAGGAGGTGCTGCTCTCGATGCTCCGCCCGCTGGCGGAGAAGTACTTCCGGGTCGAGGTCCGGGGGATCGAGAACATCCCGGCCGAGGGCGGGGTGCTGATCGTCGCCAACCACTCCGGCACCATCCCGCTGGACGCGCTGATGACCCAGATCGCGATCCACGACCACCACCCCCGGCGGCGGCACCTGCGGATGCTCGCGGCCGACCTGGTCTTCGTCCTGCCGGTGGTGGGTGAGCTGGCCCGGAAGGCCGGGCACACGCTGGCCTGCGGCGAGGACGCCCAGGCGCTGCTGGAGCGCGGCGAGGTGGTCGGGGTCTGGCCGGAGGGCTTCAAGGGGATCGGCAAGCCGTTCGCCGAGCGGTACAAGCTGCAGCGCTTCGGCCGGGGCGGCTTCGTGGCCTCCGCGCTGCGGGCCGGGGTGCCGATCGTGCCGTGCTCGATCGTCGGCGCGGAGGAGACCTACCCGATGATCGGGAACGCCCGGACGCTGGCCCGCGCGCTCGGTCTGCCGTACCTGCCGATCACGCCGACCTTCCCCTGGCTCGGCCCGCTCGGCGCGATCCCGCTGCCGACCAAGTGGACCATCCAGTTCGGCGAACCGATCCCGACCGACAGCCACCCTCCGGAGGCGGCGGACGACCCGATGCTGGTCTTCGACCTGACCGACCAGGTCAGGGAGACCATCCAGCACACCCTGTACAAGCTGCTGGTGCAGCGGCGGTCGGTGTTCTTCTAG